Genomic DNA from Pseudomonas fluorescens:
GCGAACTGCTTGGAAACCGGGTTCTCGCACTTGGCGGCCTTGATTTCCTTGCCATCGACCATCTTGTCCATGGCCGCTTTCTTGTCCTTGGAGCACCAGACCGCCTGCAACTGCTCATCGCCCGGCGAGCCCAGGCCCTGGCGCGGGAATGCAACATAGCGCACTTCGATGCCACGCTTGTTCAGCTCCGGCACTTCAGCGTGCAGCTTATGGCAATACGGGCAGGTGGTGTCGGTGAACACGGTGATGTGGGACTTGGTCTCGCCAATGGCCGGATAGACCACGGTTTCAGCAACTGGAATGCCGTTGATCAACTTGGAAATGCCCTGGCGCTCGGTCATCTCGGTGAGATTGACCGGCTTGCCGTCCTTGAGCTCGAACAGGTTGCCCTGGACGA
This window encodes:
- a CDS encoding DsbC family protein, with the protein product MRLIQMFTAAAIALASTFAIADDAADKAIRKSLENLQLEVPIETISASPMAGLYEVKLKGSRVLYASADGQYIVQGNLFELKDGKPVNLTEMTERQGISKLINGIPVAETVVYPAIGETKSHITVFTDTTCPYCHKLHAEVPELNKRGIEVRYVAFPRQGLGSPGDEQLQAVWCSKDKKAAMDKMVDGKEIKAAKCENPVSKQFALGQSIGVNGTPAIVLADGQVIPGYQPAPQVAKLALGAK